The Dyella caseinilytica genome has a window encoding:
- a CDS encoding enoyl-CoA hydratase/isomerase family protein: MLNLTKHDAVTEIQLARPPVNALNLDLLRAIQGAIADAVRDGARGIMLSGAQGMFSAGVDVPALLTRDRTGVREFWREFFATCAALAHSPVPVAAAITGHSPAGGAVLSLFCDYRVMARGPYRIGLNEVQVGLVAPDCIQMALRRIVGNYRAERLLVSGALIDAEQALACGLVDELANVDEVTHRALHWLNETLALPAHAMLATRKIARTDLTSAYADIDALPIDTFVDAFFHPETQATLQALVARLKSKAK; encoded by the coding sequence ATGCTCAACCTCACCAAGCACGACGCCGTTACCGAAATCCAACTGGCGCGGCCACCGGTCAACGCGCTCAACCTGGACCTGTTGCGTGCCATCCAGGGTGCCATCGCTGACGCTGTACGCGATGGTGCGCGTGGCATCATGCTATCGGGTGCGCAAGGCATGTTCTCTGCCGGCGTAGACGTACCGGCATTGCTTACGCGCGACCGCACCGGCGTGCGTGAATTCTGGCGCGAGTTCTTCGCCACCTGTGCTGCGCTGGCGCATTCACCCGTGCCGGTAGCCGCTGCGATCACTGGCCACAGCCCTGCAGGTGGCGCAGTGCTTTCGCTGTTCTGTGACTACCGCGTGATGGCGCGAGGCCCCTATCGCATTGGCTTGAACGAAGTGCAGGTTGGGCTGGTCGCGCCCGATTGCATCCAGATGGCTCTGCGCCGCATCGTCGGCAACTATCGCGCGGAACGCCTGCTGGTGTCCGGCGCACTGATTGATGCGGAGCAGGCACTGGCTTGCGGACTCGTCGACGAACTCGCCAACGTGGATGAAGTCACCCACCGCGCACTGCACTGGTTGAACGAAACCCTCGCCCTGCCCGCGCACGCCATGCTGGCCACGCGCAAGATTGCACGTACCGATCTGACCAGTGCTTACGCTGATATCGATGCGTTACCGATCGACACCTTTGTTGATGCGTTTTTCCATCCGGAAACGCAGGCGACTTTGCAGGCGCTGGTGGCGAGGCTCAAGAGCAAGGCAAAATAA
- the mutL gene encoding DNA mismatch repair endonuclease MutL, which translates to MSRIRPLPPDLINQIAAGEVIERPSSVVKELVENSLDAGATRIEVDIELGGARLIRVRDDGDGIAADDLSLAVASHATSKIGSFDDLEHVASMGFRGEALASVSSVARFAITSRLRGEDQAFRIEVDSGRMQAARPAQHPQGTSVEVRDLFYNVPARRKFLRAERTEFAHIDDLLKSLALARRSVEFRLSHNGKSVRVWKAARDDRAMLARVAEVLGETFPQQSLRIDHASAGMRLSGWVGLPTASRPQADSQYFYVNGRLVRDRVVAHAVRQAYADVLFHGRHPAFVLYLELDPVGVDVNVHPAKSEVRFREQRLVHDFLFRTLHEALAETRAGQNVPSETQAWEPALAATAPALPLSTRPGGSWQGGNSFSQSRLQLGVREEPLAGYAALLGDVATAQVQPAQPMPPANDGEAPPLGYAIAQLKTIYILAENAHGLVLVDMHAAHERITYEKLKNGRVCSNLRSQILLVPLSVAVSAKEAAAAEEHGDALAEWGLELSRSGPSAVVVRRIPALLEGADVAELTRSVLGELAQHGSSRQLQELENELLSTMACHGSVRAGRRLTMPEMNALLREMEATERSGQCNHGRPTWVQMGMTELDKLFLRGR; encoded by the coding sequence ATGTCCCGGATCCGACCGCTTCCCCCCGACCTTATCAACCAGATCGCCGCAGGCGAGGTGATCGAACGGCCCTCGTCGGTCGTCAAGGAACTGGTTGAAAATAGCCTCGACGCAGGCGCCACGCGCATCGAAGTCGATATCGAACTCGGCGGTGCACGCCTGATCCGCGTGCGTGACGATGGCGATGGCATTGCCGCGGACGATCTTTCGCTGGCGGTCGCTTCGCATGCCACCAGCAAGATCGGTAGTTTCGACGATCTCGAGCATGTCGCGAGCATGGGCTTTCGTGGCGAAGCGTTGGCTTCCGTATCGTCGGTGGCGCGATTTGCGATCACCTCGCGGTTGCGCGGCGAAGATCAGGCTTTTCGCATCGAAGTGGACAGCGGCCGCATGCAGGCCGCACGCCCTGCCCAACATCCGCAGGGCACCAGCGTGGAAGTGCGCGACCTGTTCTACAACGTGCCGGCGCGGCGGAAATTTCTTCGCGCTGAACGCACCGAGTTCGCGCATATCGACGACTTGCTTAAATCGCTGGCGTTGGCCCGCCGCAGTGTTGAGTTTCGTCTGAGTCACAACGGCAAATCCGTGCGTGTATGGAAAGCGGCGCGTGATGACCGGGCGATGTTGGCACGCGTGGCCGAAGTGCTGGGCGAGACGTTTCCGCAACAGAGCTTGCGCATTGATCACGCTTCAGCAGGTATGCGTTTGTCCGGCTGGGTAGGTCTACCAACGGCATCGCGTCCACAAGCGGACTCGCAGTATTTCTACGTCAACGGCCGGCTGGTGCGTGATCGCGTGGTGGCTCACGCGGTGCGTCAGGCCTACGCCGATGTGTTGTTTCACGGCCGTCATCCGGCGTTCGTGCTGTACCTGGAGCTGGACCCGGTCGGCGTGGATGTGAACGTGCATCCTGCCAAAAGCGAAGTGCGTTTTCGCGAGCAGCGGCTGGTGCATGATTTCCTGTTCCGCACGTTGCACGAAGCCTTGGCGGAAACGCGTGCAGGCCAGAACGTGCCGTCCGAAACCCAGGCATGGGAACCTGCGCTGGCTGCAACGGCACCTGCTTTGCCGCTTTCAACTCGGCCAGGAGGAAGCTGGCAGGGTGGCAATAGCTTCTCCCAAAGCCGTCTGCAGCTTGGTGTACGCGAAGAACCTTTGGCCGGTTATGCAGCTTTGCTAGGTGATGTTGCCACAGCCCAGGTGCAACCGGCGCAGCCCATGCCACCGGCGAACGATGGCGAAGCGCCACCGCTGGGTTATGCGATTGCGCAGCTGAAGACCATTTACATTCTGGCTGAGAATGCACATGGTCTCGTGTTGGTCGACATGCATGCTGCACACGAGCGCATTACCTACGAAAAGCTCAAGAACGGTCGTGTCTGCAGCAATCTTCGATCGCAGATTTTGCTGGTGCCCTTGTCGGTAGCCGTCAGCGCGAAAGAAGCGGCCGCAGCCGAAGAGCATGGCGATGCGCTGGCGGAATGGGGGCTGGAACTCTCACGCAGCGGTCCCTCGGCTGTGGTCGTGCGGCGCATTCCAGCCTTGCTGGAAGGTGCGGACGTGGCCGAGCTCACGCGCAGCGTGCTGGGTGAGCTGGCCCAGCACGGCAGCTCACGCCAGTTGCAGGAACTGGAAAACGAATTGCTTTCCACCATGGCATGTCATGGTTCGGTACGCGCCGGGCGGCGCCTGACGATGCCGGAAATGAATGCCTTGCTGCGCGAGATGGAAGCCACCGAGCGTTCCGGCCAATGCAACCATGGTCGCCCCACCTGGGTGCAAATGGGTATGACGGAACTGGATAAGCTTTTTCTTCGTGGTCGTTAG
- a CDS encoding sulfurtransferase, whose translation MKTTLISVTELAALPPSEVLIVDCRYDQFDAGKGERDYRAAHIPGAVFASLDRDLSDLSRIPMGLGRHPLPTEEVFSVALSRWGWHPGLQVVCYDAGNGALAAARLWWLLRLCGVKQVAVVDGGYAAWTAADQLVSQDIPQPAQTSVSLHYDPVQVLVDHAAVAHLKHDLLLDARATSRYLGEVEPLDRAAGHVPGAANRPFSENLQPDGRFKSAAVLRQEFLAVMGNHKPEQVVHMCGSGVTACHNLLAMEHAGLAGSRLYAPSWSGWVSDPSRSVATGSGS comes from the coding sequence ATGAAAACGACTTTGATTTCCGTAACCGAGCTGGCCGCGCTGCCGCCATCCGAGGTGTTGATCGTCGATTGCCGTTACGACCAGTTCGACGCCGGCAAAGGCGAACGCGATTACCGCGCAGCGCATATTCCCGGTGCCGTATTTGCCAGCCTGGACCGTGACCTTTCCGATCTCTCTCGCATCCCTATGGGACTCGGGCGTCATCCTTTGCCGACGGAAGAAGTGTTTTCCGTCGCGCTGAGCCGGTGGGGCTGGCATCCCGGATTGCAGGTCGTGTGCTATGACGCCGGCAATGGCGCGTTGGCTGCCGCGCGACTTTGGTGGTTGCTGCGCTTGTGCGGCGTCAAGCAGGTGGCCGTGGTCGATGGCGGCTATGCCGCATGGACAGCAGCAGACCAGCTCGTATCCCAGGACATTCCGCAGCCCGCGCAAACGTCGGTGTCGCTGCACTATGACCCCGTCCAAGTTCTGGTCGACCACGCAGCGGTTGCTCATTTGAAGCACGATCTGCTGCTCGATGCACGCGCCACATCACGCTATCTGGGCGAAGTCGAGCCGTTGGATCGTGCGGCCGGTCATGTGCCTGGTGCGGCGAATCGGCCATTTTCCGAGAACCTGCAACCCGATGGCCGCTTCAAGTCGGCGGCTGTCTTGCGCCAGGAGTTTCTGGCGGTGATGGGTAACCATAAGCCGGAGCAGGTGGTGCATATGTGCGGGTCAGGCGTCACTGCATGCCATAACCTGCTGGCGATGGAGCATGCGGGTCTTGCCGGTTCGCGGCTTTATGCGCCGTCATGGAGTGGATGGGTGAGTGATCCATCGCGGTCGGTGGCGACGGGTAGTGGATCGTAA
- a CDS encoding FKBP-type peptidyl-prolyl cis-trans isomerase, giving the protein MANTRWLVSGFLLLAASGVLAQQRPAAPNPSPQPPPVTVKLDKYKLSYAIGYHLGTQFSHGTFPVDMAVLQKAMQDAYAKRPAAFSKEEMYQQIASLGELMHEQALAEFNRIADDNARNSAEFLAHNATLSGVVQLPSGIQYSVIKKGDGTVNPGMDSLVTVNYRGMLIDGTEFDSTWAHGSPVSFTLDSVIRGWQYVIPRMHVGDRWKVVIPSSLAYGKQGALPRIGPNQALVFDIELLDIKPPNPEGTGP; this is encoded by the coding sequence ATGGCAAACACGCGTTGGCTGGTTTCAGGTTTTCTGCTGCTCGCCGCATCTGGGGTGCTGGCGCAGCAGAGGCCGGCTGCGCCCAATCCATCGCCACAGCCGCCGCCGGTGACGGTAAAGCTGGACAAGTACAAGCTCTCCTATGCCATCGGCTACCACCTCGGCACACAGTTTTCCCACGGGACTTTCCCGGTGGACATGGCTGTATTGCAAAAGGCTATGCAGGATGCGTACGCCAAGCGTCCGGCGGCGTTCTCCAAAGAAGAGATGTATCAGCAAATCGCCAGCCTCGGCGAGCTCATGCACGAGCAGGCGCTGGCCGAATTCAACCGCATCGCTGACGATAATGCGCGCAACAGTGCGGAATTCCTGGCCCACAACGCGACCTTGTCGGGCGTGGTGCAGTTGCCGTCGGGCATCCAATATTCAGTGATCAAAAAAGGCGACGGCACCGTCAACCCGGGGATGGATAGCCTGGTGACGGTGAACTACCGCGGCATGCTGATCGATGGTACCGAGTTCGACAGCACCTGGGCCCACGGCTCGCCGGTCAGCTTCACCTTGGATAGCGTGATTCGCGGCTGGCAATACGTGATTCCGCGCATGCATGTGGGCGATCGCTGGAAGGTGGTCATCCCATCCTCGCTGGCCTATGGCAAGCAAGGGGCCTTGCCGCGCATCGGCCCGAACCAGGCGCTGGTATTCGATATCGAGCTGCTGGACATCAAGCCGCCGAATCCCGAGGGGACGGGGCCCTGA
- a CDS encoding enoyl-CoA hydratase/isomerase family protein, with protein sequence MAYRNLEIGNRDAVRTITVNRPDKLNALNRETLNELTLAFNQAAQDDSVRAIVLAGAGDKAFVAGADISEMNGYTPVQAQSFSRTGQRLMSTIERLGKPVVARIQGFALGGGMELAMACHLRIAGEKAKFGQPEINLGLIPGFGGTQRLLRLAGRGAALELCLTGGTITAQRAYELGVVNRVVAPEALDETVNALADQLAAAPLAAAGILDCVLQGGETSIDQGLEFETQAFALAFATEDMREGTAAFLEKRKAVFKGV encoded by the coding sequence ATGGCCTACCGCAACCTCGAGATCGGCAATCGCGATGCCGTACGCACGATCACCGTCAACCGGCCAGACAAGCTCAACGCCTTGAATCGCGAGACTTTGAACGAACTCACCCTCGCCTTCAACCAGGCCGCTCAGGACGACAGCGTGCGCGCCATCGTACTGGCCGGCGCGGGCGACAAGGCCTTCGTTGCCGGCGCAGACATCAGCGAGATGAACGGCTACACGCCAGTTCAGGCGCAGAGCTTCTCACGCACAGGCCAGCGGTTGATGAGCACCATCGAACGTCTTGGCAAGCCGGTCGTAGCACGCATTCAGGGGTTTGCACTGGGCGGCGGCATGGAGCTGGCGATGGCCTGCCACCTGCGCATTGCCGGCGAAAAGGCAAAGTTCGGCCAGCCGGAAATCAATCTTGGCCTGATCCCCGGCTTCGGCGGCACCCAGCGCCTTCTGCGCCTGGCTGGTCGCGGCGCCGCACTTGAGCTATGCCTGACCGGCGGCACCATCACGGCGCAGCGTGCTTATGAGCTGGGCGTAGTGAACCGAGTGGTCGCGCCGGAAGCGCTGGACGAGACGGTCAATGCGCTCGCCGATCAACTCGCCGCCGCGCCGCTGGCCGCCGCCGGCATTCTGGATTGTGTGTTGCAGGGCGGCGAAACATCGATTGATCAGGGACTGGAGTTCGAGACCCAGGCCTTTGCGCTCGCGTTTGCAACCGAGGACATGCGGGAAGGCACAGCGGCGTTTCTGGAGAAGCGCAAGGCCGTCTTTAAGGGCGTGTAA
- a CDS encoding DUF1684 domain-containing protein, producing the protein MWRHVLAGLILSTGVVLVHAETPNQTVTPDAYQQGIEQWRAERVARLTAPEGWLSLIGLEWLQEGANKVGSAPDNDVVLQAGPAHLGVVTLDKSGQVHIKLADGSGATIDGRSVSEATLIDDAHVTGNASPTTVAFGTANFYVIDREGRKALRAKDSSAATRQHFLGIDYFPIDPTWHIVADWVPFNPPHDLQMGSVIGTIDTVKVPGKAVFTRDGHTYELLPYQEEPGGELFFVLADRTSGHETYGAARFLYAALPVNGKVVLDFNKAYNPPCAFTSFATCPLAPPENRLDLRITAGEKKYRGAH; encoded by the coding sequence ATGTGGCGTCATGTCCTTGCCGGACTCATCCTAAGTACTGGAGTGGTTCTCGTGCACGCTGAAACTCCCAATCAAACCGTGACGCCGGATGCTTACCAGCAAGGCATCGAGCAATGGCGCGCCGAGCGTGTCGCGCGACTGACCGCACCAGAAGGCTGGCTCAGCCTGATCGGACTGGAATGGCTGCAAGAAGGTGCCAACAAGGTCGGCAGCGCGCCGGACAACGATGTGGTGTTGCAGGCAGGGCCAGCGCATCTGGGCGTTGTGACCCTGGACAAATCCGGACAGGTGCACATCAAGCTGGCCGATGGCAGCGGCGCCACCATTGATGGCAGGTCGGTGAGCGAGGCTACGTTGATCGATGATGCGCATGTTACTGGCAATGCTTCGCCGACTACGGTGGCGTTTGGCACGGCCAATTTCTACGTGATTGATCGCGAAGGTCGCAAGGCGCTGCGTGCGAAGGATTCATCTGCAGCGACCCGTCAACATTTTCTCGGTATCGATTATTTCCCGATCGATCCGACTTGGCACATCGTCGCAGACTGGGTGCCGTTCAATCCGCCACACGATCTGCAGATGGGCTCGGTGATCGGCACCATCGATACGGTAAAGGTGCCGGGCAAGGCCGTGTTTACCCGTGACGGACACACCTATGAGCTGCTGCCGTACCAGGAAGAACCGGGTGGCGAACTGTTTTTCGTGCTCGCCGACCGTACTTCGGGCCACGAAACTTACGGCGCAGCGCGTTTTCTCTACGCCGCGCTGCCGGTGAACGGCAAGGTTGTGCTGGATTTCAACAAGGCCTACAACCCGCCGTGTGCATTTACATCCTTCGCCACATGCCCGCTGGCGCCACCGGAAAACAGGTTGGATCTGCGTATTACCGCGGGTGAGAAGAAGTATCGTGGCGCGCATTGA